From the Mastacembelus armatus chromosome 14, fMasArm1.2, whole genome shotgun sequence genome, one window contains:
- the slc47a1 gene encoding multidrug and toxin extrusion protein 1 — MEKLVFPEPAHPLTGAGPVSGVPVAKTAGVEADEAAGVVSSKLFCYACMRRWLPPVYIEELYHVLRLTGPLLLSRILNFLLPFVTTIFTGHIGNTELAGYALASATINVTTTATGYGLAVACDTLISQTFGGKNLKRVGVILQRSSLIMLLFCLPCWSLLMNSHNLLLIMHQEDEVARIAQLYVMAFLPAVPAMFLHLLQVAYLQNQGIILPQMYTAAAANILNLGFNYVLIFSLKLGVIGSAIANSLSQVSICLLLFGYIRWKKLHQQTWGGWSTDCLQEWGSYMKLAIPSVFMVCFEWWIWEVGGFLAGILGEEDLGAQHVLVEIGTITYMFPLGIQAAACVRVGNALGAGNTSRAIVTSKVALVLSGVLAVFQGIVIASCKSVVGYIFTSDDNIVKIVSENLPVYFFLQFFDAILCVCSGILVGSGMQKIAAFSNLVNYYCIGLPVGIALMFAAQLRILGLWLGILICVFLEVGFFLILIYKLNWKKVTIKAQQRAAGKKMVMIPKRPAGTVVNEAMVPDISDCANAAEMDSEEVPKADGYSPANTQDQELTASHEAEGNDTNAEGSVGDAEQSNDTSNTKPQRLLSVTQLILRRGLTMLVLVLILALGVGFHIAFPPPEPSAQSRANFTLTWANDSTPIPLTPLDFTPNL; from the exons ATGGAGAAGCTGGTTTTTCCGGAACCTGCACACCCTTTGACGGGTGCAGGGCCCGTTTCTGGGGTTCCTGTTGCCAAGACAGCAGGGGTTGAGGCAGATGAGGCAGCAGGAGTGGTCAGCTCCAAACTGTTTTGTTATGCGTGCATGAGACGTTGGCTGCCACCGGTCTACATAGAAGAACTCTACCATGTTTTGCGGCTCACAGGCCCACTG CTGCTCTCACGGATACTGAACTTCCTGCTGCCGTTCGTTACCACCATATTCACTGGTCACATTGGCAATACAGAACTGGCTGGCTATGCACTGGCCTCAGCG ACCATTAACGTGACCACGACTGCAACAGGCTATGGCCTTGCTGTGGCTTGTGACACACTCATTTCTCAG ACATTTGGCGGTAAGAACTTGAAACGTGTCGGAGTAATTCTACAAAGGAGTTCACTgatcatgttgctgttttgcCTGCCCTGCTGGAGTCTGCTTATGAATTCTCACAATCTACTGCTCATCATGCACCAAGAGGATGAGGTGGCCAG AATTGCCCAGCTCTATGTGATGGCATTTCTACCAGCTGTTCCA GCCATGTTCCTGCACCTACTGCAAGTTGCTTACCTACAAAACCAG GGGATTATTCTGCCTCAGatgtacacagcagcagcagcaaacattttaaatctggGGTTCAACTATGTCTTAATCTTCAGCCTCAAACTGGGCGTCAT tggcTCAGCAATCGCTAACAGCCTCTCCCAGGTCTCTATATGTTTGCTGTTATTTGGCTACATCCGATGGAAGAAGCTCCATCAGCAGACATGGGGAG GCTGGTCCACTGACTGTTTGCAGGAATGGGGCTCCTACATGAAGCTGGCTATTCCCAGTGTCTTCATGGTCTGCTTTGAATGGTGGATCTGGGAGGTTGGAGGTTTCCTTGCTG GTATACTTGGTGAGGAAGATCTTGGTGCCCAGCACGTGTTGGTGGAAATCGGAACCATAACATACATG TTCCCTCTAGGCATCCAAGCAGCTGCCTGTGTGCGTGTTGGGAATGCCCTGGGGGCCGGAAACACCAGCAGAGCCATAGTCACCAGCAAAGTAGCCCTGGTTCTCTCAG GGGTGCTTGCTGTGTTCCAGGGTATTGTCATTGCAAGCTGCAAGTCTGTGGTTGGCTACATATTTACCTCTGATGA CAACATTGTGAAGATCGTCTCAGAGAACCTCCCAGTCTACTTTTTTCTGCAATTCTTTGACGCAATTCTG tgtgtatgtTCAGGAATACTTGTAGGATCTGGGATGCAGAAAATTGCAGCATTTTCCAACCTGGTGAATTACTACTGCATCGGTTTGCCAGTGGGAATAGCTCTGATGTTCGCTGCCCAGCTCAGAATATTAG GCTTGTGGCTTGGTATCCTAATATGTGTTTTCCTTGAGGTGGGCTTCTTCCTCATCCTAATCTACAAACTCAACTGGAAGAAAGTTACAATCAAG GCTCAGCAGCGGGCTGCTGGAAAGAAAATGGTGATGATACCAAAACGTCCTGCTGGCACAGTGGTAAACGAAGCCATGGTACCTGACATCTCCGACTGCGCTAACGCA GCTGAGATGGACAGTGAAGAAGTCCCTAAAGCAGATGGCTACAGTCCAGCCAACACCCAGGATCAGGAGCTGACAGCGAGTCATGAGGCCGAAGGCAACGACACAAATGCAGAGGGGAGTGTGGGGGACGCTGAGCAGAGCAACGATACTTCAAACACCAAACCTCAAAGGCTGCTTTCTGTCACCCAGCTGATCCTGCGTCGGGGACTCACCATGTTGGTTTTAGTTCTTATTTTGGCCCTAGGTGTTGGTTTCCACATTGCTTTCCCTCCACCTGAGCCCTCTGCTCAAAGCCGAGCTAACTTTACTCTGACCTGGGCCAATGACTCTACTCCTATACCACTGACTCCACTAGACTTCACCCCAAACCTGTGA
- the tmigd1 gene encoding transmembrane and immunoglobulin domain-containing protein 1, which produces MCPQLHVKYIRAPEDSNSPLHPHIHTQESSEVKLRQDTRSFLAALLYQNHMVHQRNSKMKLMFTPPLFHLLLCCATQTFGVKIQSDPILSTDGIIQTELDETVSLLCLLDDDFEGQADEELVWLRNGAVVRLKEDNKKGNSSVCITPVLYEDNGATFTCHLSRNATVKASVTLNVTYRPQLSGSAEVAVEDEATLVMQCDIWANPPVSSISWTLNGKTVDLSAGGFTVTTDAFTSQLTANSVEKSFHEGTYQCTADSPIYGKHSKLFHVTVVEKTIKFPLLPIIAGLVVVCLTAFFAAFSRWKKIAKCCKGK; this is translated from the exons ATGTGTCCTCAACTCCATGTGAAGTATATAAGAGCTCCTGAAGATTCAAACAGCCCTCTACATCCTCATATTCACACACAGGAGTCATCAGAAGTAAAACTCAGACAAGACACAAGATCATTTTTGGCAG CTCTGCTCTACCAAAATCACATG GTTCATCAAAGGAACAGTAAAATGAAGTTAATGTTCACACCCCCCCTTTTCCATTTGCTCCTTTGCTGTGCAACACAGACATTCG GTGTCAAGATCCAGTCCGACCCCATACTCAGCACTGATGGTATCATACAGACCGAGCTGGATGAAACTGTGTCTCTGCTCTGCCTGCTGGACGATGACTTTGAGGGTCAGGCTGATGAAGAGCTGGTCTGGTTGAGGAATGGAGCTGTGGTCAGACTGAAGGAAGACAATAAGAAGGGAAACAGCAGCGTTTGCATTACACCAGTCCTCTATGAAGATAATGGTGCCACTTTCACCTGCCATCTGAGCAGAAATGCCACAGTTAAGGCCTCAGTTACCCTGAATGTCACAT ATCGCCCACAGCTCTCTGGGTCAGCGGAAGTTGCAGTAGAAGATGAGGCAACACTAGTCATGCAGTGTGATATCTGGGCCAATCCACCAGTCTCATCCATATCGTGGACACtaaatggaaaaacagtggATCTATCAGCAGGGGGCTTCACTGTGACCACTGATGCCTTTACAAGCCAGCTAACCGCCAACAGCGTGGAGAAAAGCTTCCATGAGGGCACGTACCAGTGCACAGCAGACTCTCCCATCTATGGAAAACACAGCAAGCTCTTCCATGTCACAGTAGTAG AAAAGACCATCAAGTTCCCACTGTTGCCCATAATAGCAGGGTTGGTGGTGGTGTGCCTTACTGcgttttttgctgcattttcacGGTGGAAGAAAATCGCAAAG TGTTGCAAGGGGAAATAA